In one Niallia taxi genomic region, the following are encoded:
- a CDS encoding electron transfer flavoprotein subunit beta/FixA family protein, whose protein sequence is MNIIVLLSIVVEANQPITIENGQILDKNIKEAINPPDEAALEEALLLKETYGGSITIVAVHHQDAEKHLRRALAMGADSALLIQTEGSLEPSSIAKIIAQNIKDLSFDLILAGDFSTNGGSGQVGPRVAAILELPIITKAERIELDKGAVFVTKESNGDLETYKGSFPVLLTIPQGLHKPRLPILANIMRAKQKPLEKRTASLEQIDIQSHSFRFPVADRKRIILQGELPEQVSELAKLIKEHIQE, encoded by the coding sequence ATGAACATCATCGTCTTGCTTTCCATCGTTGTGGAGGCAAATCAGCCAATTACGATTGAAAACGGGCAGATTTTGGACAAAAACATAAAAGAAGCAATTAATCCACCAGATGAGGCTGCGCTTGAAGAAGCATTGCTGCTGAAAGAGACTTATGGAGGAAGTATTACCATTGTAGCAGTACATCATCAGGATGCAGAGAAGCATCTTAGAAGAGCACTTGCAATGGGTGCAGATAGCGCACTTCTTATACAGACAGAAGGAAGCTTGGAGCCGTCTTCCATTGCTAAAATCATTGCCCAGAATATAAAGGACCTATCATTTGACCTAATCCTAGCAGGCGATTTCTCCACAAATGGAGGGTCCGGACAAGTGGGACCAAGAGTCGCAGCCATTTTGGAGCTGCCTATCATAACAAAGGCAGAAAGAATCGAATTAGATAAAGGGGCTGTATTTGTCACAAAGGAAAGCAACGGTGATTTAGAGACATACAAAGGCTCGTTCCCTGTTTTGCTAACAATTCCACAAGGACTGCATAAACCGCGATTGCCAATTCTCGCAAACATTATGAGAGCTAAACAAAAGCCATTAGAAAAAAGAACCGCTTCATTAGAACAGATTGATATCCAGTCACATAGCTTCCGTTTTCCTGTTGCTGACAGAAAAAGGATCATACTGCAAGGGGAGCTGCCCGAACAGGTGAGTGAATTGGCGAAACTGATTAAAGAGCATATACAAGAGTGA
- a CDS encoding electron transfer flavoprotein subunit alpha/FixB family protein, with translation MDGKIVIIAEKRREKLHPVTLECIEAAQEISGTGEIIVLVFGDEEEEELAENLLYHDADRVLYMKNSRLSRLEPESLLPLIQQTAEAEQPSFLLFGQTDLGKTLAAALSEKINLPHVSNIVAVEKTNALLVTRQILSGNVLEKVQTNTPCILSIKQKAWKANNRLQKKKGKLETIHPTVKEPSFSLVRLEKKHTGKEELANAKVIAAAGRGVQNEKGYSLVQELAKTLKGTVGVSRGAVEIGVCDAANQIGQTGETVAPKMYIACGISGAIQHLVGVTAAEMIIAINNDAEAPIFQNADYGIIGDVFEVLPLLKKELDLL, from the coding sequence ATGGATGGGAAAATTGTCATTATCGCAGAAAAAAGACGGGAAAAACTTCATCCTGTCACATTGGAATGTATAGAAGCAGCTCAAGAAATTTCAGGTACTGGCGAAATCATTGTCCTCGTTTTTGGGGATGAGGAAGAAGAGGAGTTGGCTGAAAACCTTTTATATCATGATGCAGACAGAGTCCTGTATATGAAAAACAGCCGCTTATCACGACTAGAGCCCGAAAGCTTGCTTCCATTAATCCAGCAAACAGCTGAAGCGGAGCAGCCTTCCTTCCTGCTGTTTGGCCAAACAGATTTGGGTAAAACCCTTGCTGCAGCTTTATCAGAAAAAATCAATCTTCCTCATGTGTCAAATATAGTGGCAGTAGAAAAAACAAACGCATTACTAGTCACTAGGCAAATTCTTTCTGGTAATGTCCTAGAAAAGGTACAAACAAACACACCTTGCATTCTCAGCATAAAGCAAAAGGCTTGGAAAGCAAATAACAGGCTTCAGAAGAAAAAGGGGAAATTAGAAACAATCCATCCGACTGTTAAGGAACCTTCCTTTTCCTTAGTCAGGCTTGAGAAAAAACATACTGGAAAGGAAGAGCTGGCAAATGCTAAAGTAATTGCAGCTGCAGGAAGAGGCGTGCAAAATGAGAAAGGCTACAGCCTTGTTCAGGAGCTTGCAAAAACTTTAAAAGGAACAGTTGGAGTGTCCCGCGGAGCTGTTGAAATTGGAGTTTGTGATGCCGCTAATCAAATTGGGCAAACAGGAGAGACGGTTGCACCAAAAATGTATATTGCTTGTGGAATATCTGGAGCCATCCAGCATCTTGTTGGTGTAACAGCTGCTGAAATGATTATTGCTATTAATAACGATGCGGAAGCACCGATTTTTCAAAACGCTGATTATGGAATTATTGGGGATGTTTTTGAAGTTCTGCCCTTATTGAAGAAAGAGCTAGATTTACTATAG
- the trxA gene encoding thioredoxin, with amino-acid sequence MAISHATDQNFSEETGSGVVLADFWAPWCGPCKMIAPVLEELDSEIGDKVKIVKIDVDENQESASKFGVMSIPTLLVFKDGEVVDKVVGFQPKEALSELLAKHV; translated from the coding sequence ATGGCTATATCACATGCAACAGATCAAAACTTTTCAGAAGAAACAGGTTCAGGCGTAGTCCTTGCAGACTTTTGGGCACCTTGGTGCGGACCATGTAAAATGATTGCACCAGTATTAGAAGAATTGGATTCAGAAATTGGCGATAAAGTTAAAATCGTAAAAATCGATGTTGACGAAAACCAAGAATCTGCTTCTAAATTCGGCGTAATGAGCATCCCAACATTGTTGGTATTCAAAGACGGAGAAGTTGTCGATAAAGTTGTCGGCTTCCAACCTAAAGAAGCTCTTTCTGAACTATTGGCAAAACACGTTTAA